The DNA region TATGCAATTTTTCTTGTAACATGTGATGAAAATCtccgataaaaagatttttataatttcagtaatttttaaagaaaaattaaaaaccaGTCCTTGTCTGGAATCAGTTTTTGAACACGTGTTACAAGAGGAATTTGTTCGAATTCATAAAATGAATTTAGTTAGAGGCGTTTAAAGGAAGATGTGAATAATAGTAGTAATATCTAATGAACTACTCTGTATACGTTATCATTTGAAATAATAGATCAGTTCGACAGATTTCAGTTTGCACTGATTTTAAAGAGATTAACATGCAATAGCTTTGCAAGTTTGATACTTGTTACATTTTGCTCGCCTCAACGAAATGATAAAACTGAGAAGTTAATTAATCAGGAAATTGGATAGATAAGAAATTGATGTGTTTAATGTATATGTTTGAAATAATGATTTTTTTACAGTTATCTTTAAATaacattgaaattattttttattcaagtcCTCGGGCTTTGAGCAACGACTCCTCCTGCAGTCGATTAAGTCCAATCCCGGTGCTCACTGGGAAACCAGATTGGACACCTACGTACGCTTCTTCGTATAGCCCAGAACAATTAGGTACGTGTCAATATCTTGcaaatacattttatatttacgTATGCTTGTTTctcacgttcaatttaaagagACTATTCCAAAACTATTGAAGGAATGTTGCTAATTTATCGTACCGCTAAAGAACTTTTCTTAAAGATAGGGTGACTCGGTCCACTAAATATAAATTCTTCTTTTCAACATATTCCGGCAAAGAAGAAAAGAGctttcagtattttttttaatcTGAAAAAGCAAAAGTTGCGTCAGTTCTATGTtctcaaattcaattttgagaTGTTGCATATAATGgacattaataaattaattcacTCGGTACAAGTTTCTCCtacatttattattcaaacaacTTCTGACTCAAACTCAAACGTTGATTCAAACAACAAATCATCTATCGACTAAGTAGTGTTTTCCCAATTTTTGAgaaccataaacgcataaaattcgcatAAACGTTTACCGTGGGTAGAACAACGTATCGAGCGATTTGCATGTCAAACGTTTAATCGATCCTTCCATTTTTGTTTCGATGAACGTGAACGCAGCCGGTAGCTTTGCGGAAACGATGAAACTGGAATCCTATCAAATGTATCAGACATCACCACCAAGCCATCAGCAGCAGACCGGACCGCCGCCATCTTATTACGAGACCCAGTATCAGAGAAGCAACAGCATTTCCACGCGATCGCCTTCGTTCGCTTTGCAACCAACGCCTCAAACCACGAGTCAGCAAAGATGCCCGATCCACGGTCTGCAACCGTGCGCTTGTCAAATGGTGAGCAGAAAAATCCAGTTTGCGGATATTAACAAAAGACCCTTCCCAAAAAGTATTATAGAAAGGTATTGAACTGTGCAGTGGAACTCCATTTATATATTCGAACCATCGTTATCAGAATGCCCAATTGTGTCCTTTTTTCTTTAAAGATTAAGCActgttaggaaaaaatgcattaaCCCACTAACACTCCCCCTAAAGATGACAGTCGGGGGGAAAGTGTGGGGCTCGACACGGTACTCTTGAATGAACCGggcccatacccactaaaataCCTAACAGTCCAGGATTTTAAATTGAGACCTGCTCCAACTCCTACTGGACCAAAGAATGGTGAGCACTGCGACCCGCTATTCGCATTACTCCAGTGCTCACATAGCTTTGGATCTCTCCCACGCCTGTTCTTGTCTTATAATGCTTAATCGTGTCCTACAAAGTACCGATGATATTTTTGTAAACATTaatatatttgtataaaatttgATATGAATAAAAAGTATTAGGTGTAGACATTTTCCGATCAACTTCACACTATCAAGTTAGGCTCTATACGAAGGTGGCAGGTTCTTATACTTCCTGAAAACTCTGTACATTATGTACGTGCTGAACTCTACTCACAATACACTTTATAGGCTCTATACGAGACGCTCTATACTTTCTATACTTTCCACACTTTCTATAGCTTCTATACGGGTATCCCTCTATACCCGTTATACACTTTCTAGTCTACCTATAActtctatactctatactttCTATAAGGAAATCATCTATACTAGCCTACATATTTCATCGCTTCTATAGCTTTTAACTATCTACATATATTCATTCTATTCTACCTGGAATCTTTACAGTGTGTACTTTATAGTCTTTATAGTCTTTACAGTCTATAttactctttctcttttctgcGTATACACTTTATACTCTATACTCACTACACCCTCTATACTAATCTACATACAATCTTTATACCTTCTATACTCTCCATATCATTATTATACTTTACCTATAGTATCTGTTCTTATACTATCTCTCTACACTTTCCAACATATGGGTTGTATTAaatgtttaacccttagcaatcgaatggcgactctgaggcgcgactaaaagttgctgtaccattattcaaaatactgtttacgttattaaatattaataattattaagcaTCTGGTTATTGTATGGGGTAttcaccaatttcatatccatcaaattcaAAAagtcatagagaatggaaatattattatggaaatattcttggttggaagaaatgtttaattttcgagttaaaatatctccgagtgcaaagggttaatgggcAATGAAATGTTGCTGCTACCTTACTCCTACATGAGGAAAGTAATGTTCATAACAATGTCTATGCAAACATTTTCAATACATATGGTTTAGCTGctctaataatttttatagcTTTGAGATAATCTGATTGATTCAAAACTGTTAGATTTCCATTTTCCATTGATCATTAATCTGAATCGCTCTCTGTATAAATGCACCTAATGCATAATTTTCTTCATGTCGTATAATGTACAGCCTCTCTACTCTGCCAGATACTTAAAAACGTATTCAAACATCATCAAACACGTTgcgaatagaaaaatcaaacTGCGACCCAAACTAATGGAACAGCCTAATATTTCACTATTTTTTTTGTTCAATCTAGACGAACGTATTTGATTGTtttcttctttcgaaaaaactgttAGACCGCAAGTCCAGTGGCAGCAATGTCACCGTCGTACCAGCAGAGCGAGCCGAGTCCCACAGCTCTGGGCAATAGTCAACAGCAGACTCTGCAGTACATAATGCAGACGCAACAGTgccaacagcaacaacagcagcagcagcaacagcaaaaCGTGCCGACGGGAGCTAGCCCACCGCAGACGCCAACACCGTGCGGGCCTACACCGAGCACAATGATGGGCCAGTTGATGGGAGCGTTGAATAGCTCCACGATCCTTGACGATttgaatatcaacatcgagtcGTTGCATGGTGGATTCGACTGCAACGTCGAGGAAGTAAGTTCTCATTGTTTTATAGGTACTCATATGAGCCATTTATATTCGGTGCCTTTCGCACAAACAGGCACAAACTTAGGTGATACATTCATCAGTAAacttcggattttatgcatttacgacaaaaataggtacgtgcaatttaaattagtggacgaattacgaagatttaaggacgtcagtgtattcatttcagcttaataagataatcaaaagaagcatgaatttgttatttggctcccgtgtcttgcaatcaatgcaaacattttttattctgcataaagatccgcagtctattcatcagTTATGGTTTTAGAGTTAGAGTCATCTATGCTTCCCAGAGCAATACAGAAGCTACCGAAACGATCATGATGAATTTTATTAAGAGGATCCACATGAAGCCTTATTATAGAATGtggttttatattttaaacTGCTATATTTTAACGCTTCATTCCAAGTCAATTGTTTCGCGTCTGTCTTTACATCTGTCATGTGAAAAGAGGTATATGATGCTCTAGCAAGTTCTAATGTAAAAGAAAGGGAACAAGTGAAGCCGCAAAGGGTTTATTTTGTTCAGCGGTACAAGTGTATCTGATAAGGGAACCCCGGTGGCGGTGATAATAGGTAAATTCTCTGGTAGGTCTAATGAACAGTTGTGCAAAGTCTCGTTAGCTCCTCTTGGCAATCGCGCTTTCTTGAATCGAAATTCGTTGGACGATCCCCTAAGCGAGAGTACCACATTCACGTTCCAGGTGATCAAGCACGAGCTGTCAATGGACGGGACGCTGGACTTCAATTTCCAGCAGGGTGTGATGGGTACGACCGCGATCCAGGTGAGTGATCGCAATATCGGGCAAAACGGCTCGGTGTCGCAGAGCAACATCGTCGGAGGAGCGACCGGGAACGGAAGCGCGGGTGTCTATGTAACCAGCAACGCCGCGACCCCATCTGCACCACCTTCGTGGGTCCACTAGCGCAGGTACCCGCCCTACCCGTCACCTTTGTTGCTGGACGGTCAGGTGAAACGCCCGAGGACCGTCCGTCGCACAGCTCATCGGTGAGTCAAGCATTATTTGTTAGAAGAAATACGCCCGGTCGTTCACGAACGACAGAGTTCTAATCGATCTCACGCCGGTGGTCCGTTTCGCCGCAGAGGAACAGTCCTCGCGCTAGGGAATGAGTAATCGATTTGCAGAGATCGAAGCGCGGAGAGCTGGCTCACAAGGAAAGGCTGCAAACTCGAGGATTTGGATTACTGTCAAACCTAACGGGACTGTAGAACGCGACGAACTATGGCTAGGAAATCATTTTTCTATTTCGTGAAAGTCTACCTTGAACGGATCAGCCCGCAACCCTTGAACAACTGTTCCCTTGATGTAATAGATTCTAAGCAATATTTACATGTATGCAAAATTAGAAAAAGCTATTAGCTAACACTTACAGCAGGCCTGTCCAACTTCTTCTTCGTCGCGAGCCACACGATCCCCACCATCAATGTTCCCCCATTACTTAAGCCTTAATGTCATGCACTTCTGGCGATACGACCGTCGTGTGTGTGAAATAGTGGGGGAACGTCACTTCCCACCTTAGCGGAATGAAGAAGTGGGAGAATTTGGACAAGCCTGATCTACAGTACAATATTTACTGAATGGAATTGAGAGGGAGATAAACACGGAGACTGACTGCCATtagtagacggcggatctttatgcaaattctaaAAGCTTGTAgcttattttataaaaactagGATGGCGGCTCAATTTTTCAACTAGAGAATTCCTTTGCGTAAGCGTAGAGTAGAGATGTCATTAATGTTTGTTACAACGCATGCTTTCTTGTATTTGAAAAATGtgcactataaatgcataaggacCCGCAGTTTAGCTACTAGTCTAGCCCCTACGCCAACACCTTCCTTACGTCTTGACCCTTTAGTGCAAGAATCGGGTCTGTGAGATCCGTGAATTGAATTTGTACTGTTTTAATTTTCTTCGAGCTACCTTGGAATTCTCCAAATAAAATCATTATTGCGCACTGGAGGGTTAATCCAGTGATGGGCACGGTAGGAGCCCCACAAACGCTTGCTTCCCCACCAACCTCTCTTTCGGTGAGCGTTATGCCAGGGACGGTTTTATAATTGATACAAAAATGCCTATCCCTGGGTTAATAATTCCTTTCTTCCACCGAGTCATGatcattgatttcatccctacCCGAATGAATTCAGCGAAATATTTTTGTTCAGTCTTTGATCATATTCTACAGTCCCAGGAAGTTTGACGAATAGTTCGAATATTCTCAGTTGGAACTTTTCGTTGTTAGAAACTGCGAGTTGCCCGTTCACGTAtttgtttatatatatttctattcaGTTTGCTCTTTAAATATGTAACACCTGTTTTACCTCAACATTGTCGTACGACCTCCTCAACAGGAACACTGACGCATCCACCATCGGTAGTTATTGTAATTGTGTATATTATCCGTCTGTACAAAGTCTTCTATTAAATAAAGCCATTTATTGTTAAAGAGGAAAAACAGAAGAATATATTTGCTCGCGTGTATCCCGCGCGCCACCGAATCGTTGTCTTTATACTTGTACAAGGTGTTTCAGAATGTACGGTGCGCCATCGGGAAGAGACGGTGaacaatagactgcggatgtataTGCATTTACAGCGAATGTAAATAGGTGTCgccaaaaaagaaaagaaatgcaATAAAGGCTATCCACGAAAGTACCTTTGCTTTTATTTAACCAAATTCCTAGCGAAGAAAAATTGATTCACGCGtttcaattttgataaaaatgcgAGTTCACAttacgatccgcagtctaagcaCTGAAAACTCGATTATTGTGCCAGTAATTATGGAACTGGACTGACAAGTGAAACGTTTCTGGTTTTCAAGTATTCGTTCGATACGGTTTCGttgattagaaaatatttttctacatGCAGTACTTATTGCTGGAAGGTAATTCCTTTTTTTTCCATTGGCCTTTAGTGTCACATTTAGTTGCGATATATTTTGTACAATATCGTTCGAATCGATGCAGCGCCAAGCGAATAGGAATTCTTCGAGTTTCCCTATTTGCTACTTTCACAACTACCGGCACGAAAACCTGAAATTCTCCAGCAAAGTGTTCCGGTTTGTTTCGTTTACTTATTTCATTCGGGGAgccgtcgaatccgacatactGTGCCGTTCGtttcgaaacaccctgtacatcgaAATACCGTAAGCGTACGATAATGATTTCCTTTTAACCGTACCTGCTCAATACAATCTTCCGTTCTCTGCGTGTGCACAAGGTGTTCACCCAGCTTCACCGGACAACGTTTTCCCTCGAATAGGAGAACGTTTTGCTGTTGTTACAACAAACAGACAGTCTATGTTAATCTTTCACACCTGCAGCGTTCCCCGGAAACACGAATGACctccgattttttaattttattactacGTTATGCAGTTCTGTGTCATACAGCGAGAGATATAAGGTTTTAACAGAGCACTATTAAAAGCAAACACAATTACAATCGAATTTTACAGTGGCTTACACCCAAGAAACGAAAcctttgatattaaaaataaaaaaattgtgaaaatatgCGTTAGAAGATTATGCAACTACAATCGACGattgtattattttattaaatggatACGCATAGTTTCTCTAAATAAATACACACTCCTCGTCATTCTACGTAAATAATCATTGAGCTATAATCATGCAAAAAGTTATTAGCTattcagattttttttttaaattattgagaATAATACTCGTACTCTTTATTACCCTGTGACATTTCatacaacattttttaattgtttacgTCTCAATTCGTTTAACTAACTCGAATATGGAAACAATTGGAACTGATTGTctaaaatgtttataataacgTTTTTATCATTGCACGCTAATATCTTTTTACGAAAATCGACGAGAGATTATCTATTCATGTACAAAGGAATGCATTTCTgttcaaaagaaaaattgttgattATACAATCGTGGTTGCTCTTCTAAAAAATGTGATACTACGGACACAATATCATCCAAACCTgatgaaaaattcatttctctGTAACTGTGTATACACAAACATTTTTAAACAGAACAAAATTGATCGTTCTTTTATACGTTCATTGCGATTGAACTTTCAAGGTTCCGTTCTCGGAACTAATTATTCATTCGCCAACTTTGCGCGGGGAATCCTCGATTTTCCGACAGTGGACGAGGATCACCGAATTCTCCCTG from Lasioglossum baleicum chromosome 11, iyLasBale1, whole genome shotgun sequence includes:
- the Foxo gene encoding forkhead box, sub-group O, with the translated sequence MMDSVPVSASGSKTGLPPQQQGVPYDLESGFEPQTRARSHTWPLPRSEEYIEGNVVGNVVSGSKEGVEGVESGTPPQHAALGQGAGSLLPVKKNSSRRNAWGNHSYADLITQAITSAPDERLTLSQIYEWMMQNIPYFREKGESNSSAGWKNSIRHNLSLHSRFMRVQNEGTGKSSWWMINRDAKPGKSSRRRAITMETSKVDRRRTRVRKKIEALRNGGLQPDATPSPSNSVNEGLDHFPDSPLQHGSGFQLSPDFRPRALSNDSSCSRLSPIPVLTGKPDWTPTYASSYSPEQLAGSFAETMKLESYQMYQTSPPSHQQQTGPPPSYYETQYQRSNSISTRSPSFALQPTPQTTSQQRCPIHGLQPCACQMTASPVAAMSPSYQQSEPSPTALGNSQQQTLQYIMQTQQCQQQQQQQQQQQNVPTGASPPQTPTPCGPTPSTMMGQLMGALNSSTILDDLNINIESLHGGFDCNVEEVIKHELSMDGTLDFNFQQGVMGTTAIQVSDRNIGQNGSVSQSNIVGGATGNGSAGVYVTSNAATPSAPPSWVH